Proteins from a single region of Polycladomyces zharkentensis:
- a CDS encoding C40 family peptidase has protein sequence MRFQQVLKKSLLLMTVSLMTVMALPAGIGHATPQQTAVTPSNANAYSMVQKIFRQYGINRTYAENRQQQTVADRQTNQQTQTVPQNNNSAQANQTESSASLADRIIQTGEKYLGTPYKYGAPSGQKRYFDCSLFVQTVFKENGINLPRSSREQARVGTFVPRGQLQKGDLVFFKAGRSDGQIGHVGIYAGNNKILHTYGPGGVRYDSMSTPWLDKTYVTARRVIR, from the coding sequence ATGCGTTTTCAACAAGTGTTGAAAAAGTCGTTGCTGTTGATGACTGTATCGTTGATGACGGTAATGGCACTGCCCGCAGGGATTGGTCATGCCACACCGCAACAAACTGCGGTGACGCCGTCCAACGCCAATGCATACAGCATGGTTCAAAAAATATTCCGCCAATATGGAATCAACCGAACATACGCAGAAAATCGCCAGCAACAGACGGTTGCCGATCGCCAAACCAATCAGCAAACGCAAACCGTTCCACAAAACAACAACTCAGCTCAAGCGAATCAAACCGAGTCAAGTGCTTCCCTGGCTGACCGGATTATCCAAACCGGGGAAAAATACCTGGGGACTCCCTACAAATATGGAGCGCCGTCCGGTCAAAAGCGATACTTTGACTGCTCGTTGTTCGTACAAACGGTTTTCAAAGAGAATGGCATCAATCTCCCCCGTTCTTCCCGTGAGCAAGCGCGGGTAGGTACGTTTGTGCCTCGGGGACAACTGCAAAAAGGAGATCTGGTATTCTTTAAGGCCGGGCGTTCGGACGGACAGATCGGTCACGTGGGAATCTACGCCGGCAACAACAAAATACTGCATACGTACGGACCGGGCGGGGTGCGTTACGACAGTATGAGCACCCCTTGGTTGGACAAGACGTATGTCACGGCCCGCCGCGTGATCCGATAA